In Oryza brachyantha chromosome 1, ObraRS2, whole genome shotgun sequence, the following are encoded in one genomic region:
- the LOC102702410 gene encoding cytochrome P450 76M5-like, with protein sequence MELTTLSQLLLVSLLAVPLLYLLWSKAARRRPSGAAAPPPPPGPTPFPVIGNIPDLLRHGGELHRALAGFAASYGPVMSLRLGMATTVVLSSPDAAHEALHKRDGAISSRWVPDNANVLGHQDISMAWLPSSSPLWKHMRTLASTLLFTSRRLGASRGIRERKARELVDHLGARSGRPVRVGLAVFGSVLNFMSNVFFSEDVVELGSETGQAFQQLIADSVAETAKPNISDFFPFLSALDLSRRRRAAARNLKRFYDFFDDVIDRRLNSGGEKPGDLLDSLLELHAKSQLERPLIRALMTDLFIAGSHTTTTTLEWAMAELLRNPGKMARARAELREAFGQGAVEEGELAGLPYLQAVIKETLRLHPPAPLLLPHRVSEPGVTLGGFSVPEGTRVLINAWAIGRDPAAWPSPEPEAFAPERFLDREADFWGRTLEFIPFGSGRRACPGIPLAVAVVPMVLAAMLHSLEWRLPEGMAPGDVDVGDRFGAALELATPLWAVPVQL encoded by the exons ATGGAGCTGACGACGCTCTCGCAGCTGCTGCTTGTCTCACTGCTTGCCGTTCCGCTTCTGTACTTGCTATGGAGCAAGGCAGCGAGGAGGCGcccctccggcgccgccgcgccgccgcctcccccgggCCCGACGCCGTTCCCGGTCATCGGCAACATCCCCGACCTGctccgccacggcggcgagctgcaCCGCGCGCTCGCGGGCTTCGCGGCGTCGTACGGGCCCGTCATGTCGCTGAGGCTCGGCATGGCGACCACCGTCGTGCTCTCGTCCCCGGACGCGGCGCACGAGGCGCTCCACAAGAGGGACGGCGCCATCTCCTCCCGGTGGGTGCCGGACAACGCCAACGTGCTCGGCCACCAGGACATCTCCATGGCGTGGCTGCCGAGCTCCAGCCCGCTGTGGAAGCACATGCGCACGCTGGCGAGCACGCTGCTCTTCACCTCCCGGCGGCTCGGCGCCAGCCGCGGGATACGGGAGCGCAAGGCCCGGGAGCTCGTCGACCACCTCGGCGCGCGCTCGGGGCGGCCCGTCCGGGTCGGGCTCGCCGTGTTCGGCTCCGTGCTCAACTTCATGTCCAACGTCTTCTTCTCCGAGGACGTCGTCGAGCTGGGGTCGGAGACGGGGCAGGCGTTCCAGCAGCTCATCGCCGACTCCGTGGCGGAGACGGCCAAGCCCAACATCTCCGACTTCTTCCCGTTCCTCAGCGCGCTCGAcctcagccgccgccgacgcgcggcGGCCAGGAACCTCAAGAGGTTCTACGATTTCTTCGACGACGTCATCGACCGGCGGCtgaacagcggcggcgagaagCCCGGCGACCTGCTCGACTCGCTCCTGGAGCTCCACGCCAAGTCGCAGCTCGAACGCCCACTGATCCGAGCTCTCATGACG GATCTGTTCATCGCCGGGAGCcacacgacgacgaccacgttGGAGTGGGCGATGGCCGAGCTGCTCCGCAACCCGGGCAAGATGGCCAGGGCGCGCGCCGAGCTCAGGGAAGCGTTCGGGCAGGGCGCCGTCGAGGAAGGCGAGCTCGCGGGGCTCCCCTACCTCCAGGCCGTGATCAAGGAGACGCTGCGGCTgcacccgccggcgccgctgctgctgccgcacCGGGTGTCGGAGCCCGGCGTGACGCTCGGCGGGTTCTCGGTGCCCGAGGGCACCCGCGTGCTGATCAACGCGTGGGCGATCGGGAGGGACCCGGCGGcgtggccgtcgccggagccggaggcgtTCGCGCCGGAGAGGTTCTTGGACAGGGAGGCGGACTTCTGGGGGAGGACGCTGGAGTTCATCCCGTTCGGGTCCGGGCGGAGGGCGTGCCCCGGCATCCCGCTGGCCGTGGCGGTCGTCCCCATGGTGCTGGCGGCGATGCTGCACTCGCTCGAGTGGAGGCTGCCGGAGGGGATGGCGCccggcgacgtcgacgtcggcgaccgGTTCGGCGCCGCGCTGGAGCTCGCCACCCCACTCTGGGCCGTGCCTGTTCAACTTTAG
- the LOC102720289 gene encoding peroxidase 9-like has translation MASSKLVLAAIFSASLCFTAALAFPDHHDQGAYPVGQSPKPVLSPDYYKATCPQADEIVVSILKKAIAKEQRIAASLLRLLFHDCFVQGCDASVLLDDSEEFISEKKAIPNKNSIRGFEVIDEIKAALEEACPHTVSCADTIALAARGSTVLSGGPYWELPLGRKDSKAAYMKLANKNLPPPNATLHRLVKFFERQGLDKVDLVALSGSHTIGMARCVSFKQRLYNQHRDNQPDRTLEKTLYHTLASVCPPGGGGDSNLRPLDLATASRFDNAYYKLLVEGRGLLNSDEVLWTGGDPEIAGLVRSYAESEPLFFEHYVSSITKMGNITPLTDHDGEIRKNCRVVNKNAV, from the exons ATGGCTTCATCCAAGCTTGTTCTTGCTGCAATCTTCAGTGCTTCCTTGTGCTTCACTGCAGCTCTTGCCTTCCCTGATCACCATGATCAGGGTGCCTACCCAGTTGGGCAGAGCCCAAAGCCAGTTCTTTCTCCAGATTACTACAAGGCCACATGCCCACAAGCTGATGAGATTGTGGTGTCTATCTTAAAGAAGGCTATTGCAAAGGAACAAAGGATAGCAGCCTCACTGCTCAGGCTCCTTTTTCATGACTGCTTTGTTCAG GGATGTGATGCATCAGTTTTGTTGGATGATAGTGAAGAATTCATAAGCGAGAAAAAGGCTATCCCCAATAAGAATTCTATCAGAGGGTTTGAAGTTATAGATGAGATCAAGGCTGCACTTGAAGAAGCTTGCCCACATACTGTCTCCTGTGCTGACACCATTGCCCTAGCTGCCAGAGGTTCAACAGTGCTG AGCGGTGGCCCATACTGGGAACTTCCACTAGGAAGGAAGGATTCGAAGGCAGCATATATGAAGTTAGCAAACAAGAACCTTCCTCCACCAAATGCAACCCTGCATcgtcttgttaaattttttgaaaggcAGGGACTTGATAAGGTGGACCTTGTGGCACTATCAG GGAGCCACACCATCGGAATGGCCAGGTGCGTGAGCTTCAAGCAGAGGCTCTACAACCAGCACAGGGACAACCAGCCGGACAGAACGCTGGAGAAGACGCTCTACCACACGCTGGCATCCGTCTGcccacccggcggcggcggcgacagcaaCCTACGCCCGCTGgacctcgccaccgcctccaGATTCGACAACGCGTACTACAAGCTGCTGGTGGAGGGGAGAGGCCTCCTGAACTCCGACGAGGTGCTGTGGACGGGGGGGGACCCGGAGATCGCCGGCCTCGTCAGGAGCTACGCCGAGAGCGAGCCGCTGTTCTTCGAGCACTACGTGAGCTCGATCACCAAGATGGGGAACATCACTCCGCTCACTGATCACGATGGAGAGATTCGCAAGAACTGCCGTGTGGTTAACAAGAACGCCGTGTAG